Within Sorangiineae bacterium MSr11367, the genomic segment GATGCCTCGAGGATTGCGCCCATGTGCACCGGCGCGGCGGTGGCGTCGCGCTCGATGTCGTCCGTGCGCGCGACCCAATGAAGGAGCGATGGGCCACGCTCGAGGCGCGCTCGAACCTCGGGCGAGTCGAGCCCGAACCAGCGGGCTCGCGAGGGAGCGGCGGCCTCGGGATCGACGGCGATCACCTCGAGGTAGGTCGCGTCCCCGAGGCGGAGTACGCGGTTGTGCGTGCCCATCAGCGGATGTTTGCCTCCGCCCGCGGGCATCACGCCCAGGCGCGCGAAAACCCACTGGGCACCTTCTTCGAGGGTGCGGGCGCCAACGACGAGATGATCGAGCGCGATCATGCCCCCATCATGGGCGCACGTCGGTGTGCGTTTCAAGGGCTTACGCCGCGCAGGGCGCTGGCGCGGCGGTGTGCGCCATCTCGACGAGCGCCGGCGCGGCCGTGCGACCGAGGGCGGCCAGCCGTTCGAGCAGCTCGGCAGCGTGCGAGCGATCGTGATCCACGATGCGGCAAACGAGATCGGCGAGCGTGAGGGAGCCGACGCCATCTTGCACGGCGGCGCGCGCCCATTCGTCGGGGCGCACACGCTCGAGACGGCGCAGGTTCGCCGCGCGGGCCGAGGCGAACCGTGCGAGGGCGGTCTCCAGATCACGCTCGCGGTAGCCGCGGACTCGGGCCTCGTGGTCCCCGTCGAAATCGGGCAGGTGAGGGAAGTCTTCCTCGAGAATGCGACCGATGCGGATGGCGAAGGCTTCCTGCTCGAGATCGGCCAAGTGCCATGCGTGTTCGACGATGGAGAAGCCTTGATTCGGGGCCGCGAGGCGCGCCTCCTCGGCGGAAATACCTTCCACCGATGCGCGCAACTGCGCAGGCCATGCTTCGAGTTGGGCAGCGAGCTCCGGTGAGAGTGCTCCGGTCATTGCGGTTTCCTTTCCGTTCCCTCCTTTCTTGTTCGCGACCTCGCGAAACCTGACGGCGTGCACGAAATTCGTTTCCAGCTGCTGGCCGATTCGCCGAGCACGCTTCACGATGCGGGTACGCCACGCATACACGACGTCCGCCGACACCCCGAGCTGCGACGTGGCATCGTTGACCGGCTTTTCTTCGAGGAAGATCACGCGCAAAAACTCCTGCCCGCGCGGCGACAACTCATGGGCTACGCGCTCGATCACGGCGCGCGCCAGCTGTCCCTGCATGTGATGCGCTTCCGGTGCAGGATCCGGCTCGAGCCAGGCCTCGAGCTCGCCCGGCTCGGTGGCATCGTCCGACCACGGGCTTTTCCGCCCGCTGCGAAGAATCGCGGCCACGTGACGTTCGGCCACGAGGCCAACGAAGCTCGAAAACGACGAGCCGCGCTCGGGCGACCACGCGCGAAGGCACTTGCCATGGTCCGCGAAAAACGCGGCAAAGACGTCTTGGACCATATCCTCGACGTCCTGCCGAACATCCCTCCGACGGGCGCGGGTGCGCTGTCGAAGGAGCGCCCGGGTCACCTGCGCACGAACGACCGGCTCGAGCTCTTGTACGAAGGTCCGACGCGCACGGGGGTCACCCGCTAGCATGGGCTCGAGATCGCTCGGGCGAACGATGTTCATCCGAGCGGGATAGCACATCTTCCGACGGCATGAGGTTCGCGCGCGCGAATCCCAAACTGGACCATGCAAAGGATATGCGGGAAACATCGTAGTCCGGTGCCATGCTCGTTCGGGCGGGGCCATCTTGGACCGCGTCTGCGCCGAGGCGGAGCAGGTGAAGCAGCCGCGCATCGTTGAACCATGCGCGGTACGCGCCGGCCGGATCATCGGGCTTTCCAGTGCCGAGTGCAAAGGCTTGCAGCCGCCCGAGAAGCGAAGGATCGGTTTCCAGATCGGAGACGATCAGCGGCCAGCGCAAGGCGATCGCGGTGAGCTTTCCAATTTGCGGCAAGGTCATGACGTCGTTGCTGCCGGCAAGGTGCTCCAGCGCGAGGCGCCCGGTTTGCCATGCGAGGAATGCGCGCAATCGAAACAAGTTGAGAAACTGTTTGACCCGGCGCGGATTGAAATCCAAGGCCGGCGCCAGGGCCAATGTAATATCGTGAATGAGCGGAGAATCCGTCGAAACGGCCGACGCGAAGCGCTCCGTCTCCGCCACCGTGTGCACCGGAGACCGCGGCGTCGGTGGAATGGAATCGCGAACCGCCGTCGTGCCGAGCACTGGAACATGGTGCCCCTTCGGGCGCGATCGGCCCGCCGAGAGGTACCAAAGCATGGATCGGGTGTCGGCCTCCGTTGGGCGCGGTAGGGCAAAGGGCAATTGGATGAACTTCTCGATGAAGTCGAGCCCGAAGGTGACACCGCGGGGATTCATATAAGGGAGCAGCGGCGCATATTTCGCGGCGATGCCGGCGGCCACCTTTTCGCGGTCCATTCCTATGATGAAAATGAGCTTTGGCGCGCACGCCGTCATGAGATTCAGCGCTTGCATCAGGTCGACCGCGGTCGGTACTTCGCAGCGATCGACGTCGTCGATGAAGACGTACGCGCGCCGATCGCCGATGTACGCATCGACGATTTTCCCGAAGTCATCGTGGAACTGATCGAGGAAGGCGGAGCGACCTTCGTAATCGGGTGAGAGGATGTGCTTCTTCAAATCGATGGGCAAGGAGCCGCCCACCAGTCCTTTGATACGGGTGAGCGTCATGATGGCCACGGCGAGCGCCCCGGTCCATCCGCCGGCGACGATGAACTTGCCCGCGAACTTCTGAAACGGCGCCCCGTCGGCCTTGGCCATGGTTTCGACGCCAAGATCGTGGGCGAAGGCCCAATGCTGGTAAAAGAAGGCCACGAGCGCGAGCAGCATGAGCACGGCGGCCACGCCGAAGAGCACGGCGCGCAGCACCTCGAGCCGCACGTCGCGCCATTTCACGCGCCGCACGAAGAGCATCACATGCCCGCGAAAGCGTTTGAACCAAGTCTGCTGGCGCGAGACCTGGTGCAGAAATTCCACGGCGAACGTCGCCCACATCTCTTCGTGCTTGGCGTGCTTCCACGCATCGAACCACACGACGAATGGCAAAGCCTCCGTCGAGCCCGCGGGCCGCCGCAAAAGCTCCTCGTCGAGCTGCATCATGAACGACGATTTGCCGCACCCCCACTCGCCCTCGATGCTCATGGTGAGCGGAGGCTTCGTCTCGGGATGCCGCAGAAAATCCGCAATGGCGTGCACACTCGGGCGAAAGCCCATGGAGTCTTCCGCCGTGGCGCGGTCGCTCAAGGCGGAGCGCTGGATGGAGTGGCCGCTCGGCGATAGGATCGCTTGCCAGTGGAGGAGCTGTTCGGAGTCATCCACCGCGCCGGCCATCCAGTCGAGGAGCCGCGCTTTGGCCATGGCGGCATTCAGTTCGAGGCGACGAAACAATCCGGCTATGGATGGCGTATTCTGCCGCTCCGCATCGAGCAGGAGTGCGGCGACGAGGTGTCGGAGGTGCACGCGACCTTCGCTGGAACTGCGCAGGGCAAGCTCGCGGGCGTGCTCCAGGAGCGGCGATGCGTCATCGCCAATCCATTCTTCGGCCGGCGCATTGCGCAGTTCGAGATACAAGGGTTTGCCCGCGCTCGGGATGGCGCGCCAAAAAAAACGCGCCGCCGTATCGTCGCCCACCGTGCGTCCCAGTTCCGCGAGCGCAAAGAAAATGTCGCTTGTCGATAAATCCGCGGCCCCGCGTTTTTGCGCGAAATTCCGTGCGAGTGTGAGTGCTTGCTCCGCCCCTGCGCTGAACATCGGGGCAATATACGCCGTTCATCGATGTAAATTCGACGTCACATGGCCTCGTCATAGAGCAAATCGAGCCCCATGCCAAAGCGGGTCGTCTTCGTGTGGCGCAGGGAAAAGCGCTCTTTCACGCAGAGAACAGCGCAGGGCGGCGGGGTCGCGGACGATGCGCGTTTCGGGCCAATCGGCGCGTTCCAAGGTGCGGGAGAGGACGACCTTGGGGAGTCGGTTCAGGACGCGCGCGACGGCGCCCTCCCAGGGCCTCGTCGGTTTGCGCTCCGCCTCGGGCCAGTAGCGCACCCGCTCCTTTCACCAATAGCGATATCCGTTGACCCGGAACGGCACGTCGAGCTCGCGGCACACTTCCGCGATGACGTCCGATACGAAGAAGTAATTCGAGAGATGACGAATACGCGCTCCCTCCAGCTCGACCCGCGAAACGGCGCGGACCGCCTCGCCATCGGTGTGCGTGTACCAGTGGAGCAAGATGGGAGCGTCGCGGTAGATCGCCACCTCCACGCGCGGCGGTACCGTGGGGAGGTAGCCCTCGAGAAACCGGGGGTCGATCCCGCGTTCGGTGTCGCGAAGAATCGATGACACGAGTCCTGCGAGCGCGCCGTAGGTCTCGTCGGCCGTTTGATCCGGGCCGTAGTCGATCGCCACACTGACCATCTGCACCACGGCCGTATCCAGCAAGAGGGCGGTCAGTCGTGGGAGGTCTCGCGCATTGAAGGCCTCGCAGAACGCATCGAGCGCCGCCGGCACGGCCACCTTGCGCGGCGCCGCCGCGGGGGAAATCAATCGACCGCGCCCGCGATGCAGGGCAGCCTTCACGGCCCCCACCGTGGTGGACAGCACCTCGGCCACCTCTTCCAGCGACAGCTCGAACATGTCCCTCAACACCACCGCCGCCCGCTCTTGCGGAGAAAGTTGCCCGAGCAACGTCCCCGCCGCCTCGCGGACGGCTTGCGGATCGGCCTCGGGCGTGTCCGCCGCCAGCTCGTCGGGCGTGTCCCTCCGGCGGCGCATCCGATCGACCCACAGGTTCGATGCCACGCGAAAAAGCCAGGCCCGCGGGTTGGCGGGCGGGTCATGGTGCATGCACCCGAGCGTCACGAACGCACGGGCCAGCGCATCCTGCACCAGATCTTCGGCGTCCCACGGACTGCGCGTCAGATGCCGGCAGTAGCGGTAAAGCTCGGGCCGGAGGGGTTCGAACTCGTCGAGGAAGCGGTGCCACGAGCTCTTCACGGAATCGGAGAGCTCGCTCACCGGGGGGCGAGTCGGGCCAGTCGTAGCTGCGCGTTGGCTCATGATCGACCAACGTACGACCGCGCCCGCAGGATACGGGTCGACTTTCACTTCGGTGCGTTTATCGTAGGCCCCCATGGCCACCGTAAAGCTTTGGACCGATGAAGAGGCCGCGGCCGATCCGCGCGTCAGGGCGGTATTCGACGACATCCGCGCCACGCGCAAGTCCGACTTCGTGAACAACTTCTGGCGCGCGCTCGCCAACCAACCTGCCGTTCTCGAGCGGACGTGGGCCAGCCTCAAGGAAATCATGGTCGCGCCGGGCGAGCTCGATCCGCTCACCAAGGAGCTGATCTACATCGCCGTTTCCACGGCCAACTCGTGCGCGTACTGCGTGCACTCCCACACGGCCGCTGCCCGCGCCAAGGGCATGACCGACGGCCAGTACGGTGAGCTCCTCTCGATCGTGGGCATGGCCTCGGAGACCAATGCCTTGGCCAACGGCATGCAGATACCCGTCGATCCGGAGTTCCAGGTCGATCGCTGATGCGGCCGTCGTTGTCCGCGGCCATTCGTGCAGTTTAGCGCGGGCACGCCAAGCCGCGGCGTAGATCGGCGGCGCGGCGGGCCGTGACGGAAGATGGCGTCGCTGCGCCCCATTGATCGAGCACGACGCGGTAGGCCTCGCAAGCGCCGGTGACGTCGCCGACCCGTTGTTTGGCCATGCCCTCCCACAAGTGCGCGCGCACGTTGAGGTAGGGGAAATCCAAACTGATGCACGCGGCCGCGCCTCTTTCCAGGAGCGGCACGGCGCGTGCGGCGTCGTTCGCCTCCAAATACAGCTTTCCTTCGTACGTATTGAGAACACCCTGCAAATTGACATTGGGCGACCGCACCGCCTGCCGTCGCTCGATGGTCGGCGCTTGGCGCAATGCCTCGGCGGCGTCGATGCCCGAACCGGCGGCCGGGCCCCATCGAAACACCCACCGCTCGACGGTATCGAGCCGCGTCTCGTTGGTGCGCTCCCACGCATCGGACAGCGCCTGCCACTGCGCCAGCCCGATGCGGCCAGCCCGAAGCTCCGTCGCGAACAATTGCGGTTCGTAATACGCCGTGCGGATGACATTCAAATCCGTTTTGACCCAAGCGTCTTTTCGACGCAGCGTCTTTTCGGCCAAGCTCGCGGCGCGCGCTTCCTGCCCCGTCTCGAGGAGCGCGTCGATGGTCGTGAGTGCGGCGCGCCAATGGGATTCTTCCGCGCCCGATTTCCCGGCGACCCGTTCGAGCTCGTCGGACAGCGCCAGGGCTACATCGAATTCGCCCTGCCATGCGGCCCACCGTGAGCGCTCGAAGAGGCGCACCTCCTGCTGCTTCTTGGGCGGAAGGTGCTCCCATCGCAGCCGCAACGCTTCCTCCACCGTCGCCGCCGGGCTTCGTTGCGAGGCGAGGCCGATGGCGAGCTGTCGATAGGCCAGCGTTTCTTCGCCATCCG encodes:
- a CDS encoding VOC family protein → MIALDHLVVGARTLEEGAQWVFARLGVMPAGGGKHPLMGTHNRVLRLGDATYLEVIAVDPEAAAPSRARWFGLDSPEVRARLERGPSLLHWVARTDDIERDATAAPVHMGAILEASRGDLRWRITVPREGTLPRDGIFPTFIQWDGPHPATAMPESNCQLESLQLSHPRGGALLAALRHLGLPSDAPVTTTDGDPQLLARIRVGDDLIALP
- a CDS encoding sigma-70 family RNA polymerase sigma factor → MLAGDPRARRTFVQELEPVVRAQVTRALLRQRTRARRRDVRQDVEDMVQDVFAAFFADHGKCLRAWSPERGSSFSSFVGLVAERHVAAILRSGRKSPWSDDATEPGELEAWLEPDPAPEAHHMQGQLARAVIERVAHELSPRGQEFLRVIFLEEKPVNDATSQLGVSADVVYAWRTRIVKRARRIGQQLETNFVHAVRFREVANKKGGNGKETAMTGALSPELAAQLEAWPAQLRASVEGISAEEARLAAPNQGFSIVEHAWHLADLEQEAFAIRIGRILEEDFPHLPDFDGDHEARVRGYRERDLETALARFASARAANLRRLERVRPDEWARAAVQDGVGSLTLADLVCRIVDHDRSHAAELLERLAALGRTAAPALVEMAHTAAPAPCAA
- a CDS encoding KAP family NTPase gives rise to the protein MFSAGAEQALTLARNFAQKRGAADLSTSDIFFALAELGRTVGDDTAARFFWRAIPSAGKPLYLELRNAPAEEWIGDDASPLLEHARELALRSSSEGRVHLRHLVAALLLDAERQNTPSIAGLFRRLELNAAMAKARLLDWMAGAVDDSEQLLHWQAILSPSGHSIQRSALSDRATAEDSMGFRPSVHAIADFLRHPETKPPLTMSIEGEWGCGKSSFMMQLDEELLRRPAGSTEALPFVVWFDAWKHAKHEEMWATFAVEFLHQVSRQQTWFKRFRGHVMLFVRRVKWRDVRLEVLRAVLFGVAAVLMLLALVAFFYQHWAFAHDLGVETMAKADGAPFQKFAGKFIVAGGWTGALAVAIMTLTRIKGLVGGSLPIDLKKHILSPDYEGRSAFLDQFHDDFGKIVDAYIGDRRAYVFIDDVDRCEVPTAVDLMQALNLMTACAPKLIFIIGMDREKVAAGIAAKYAPLLPYMNPRGVTFGLDFIEKFIQLPFALPRPTEADTRSMLWYLSAGRSRPKGHHVPVLGTTAVRDSIPPTPRSPVHTVAETERFASAVSTDSPLIHDITLALAPALDFNPRRVKQFLNLFRLRAFLAWQTGRLALEHLAGSNDVMTLPQIGKLTAIALRWPLIVSDLETDPSLLGRLQAFALGTGKPDDPAGAYRAWFNDARLLHLLRLGADAVQDGPARTSMAPDYDVSRISFAWSSLGFARANLMPSEDVLSRSDEHRSPERSRAHASG
- a CDS encoding RNA polymerase sigma factor, whose translation is MGAYDKRTEVKVDPYPAGAVVRWSIMSQRAATTGPTRPPVSELSDSVKSSWHRFLDEFEPLRPELYRYCRHLTRSPWDAEDLVQDALARAFVTLGCMHHDPPANPRAWLFRVASNLWVDRMRRRRDTPDELAADTPEADPQAVREAAGTLLGQLSPQERAAVVLRDMFELSLEEVAEVLSTTVGAVKAALHRGRGRLISPAAAPRKVAVPAALDAFCEAFNARDLPRLTALLLDTAVVQMVSVAIDYGPDQTADETYGALAGLVSSILRDTERGIDPRFLEGYLPTVPPRVEVAIYRDAPILLHWYTHTDGEAVRAVSRVELEGARIRHLSNYFFVSDVIAEVCRELDVPFRVNGYRYW
- a CDS encoding carboxymuconolactone decarboxylase family protein produces the protein MATVKLWTDEEAAADPRVRAVFDDIRATRKSDFVNNFWRALANQPAVLERTWASLKEIMVAPGELDPLTKELIYIAVSTANSCAYCVHSHTAAARAKGMTDGQYGELLSIVGMASETNALANGMQIPVDPEFQVDR